The Deinococcus multiflagellatus genome includes a region encoding these proteins:
- a CDS encoding peptidase associated/transthyretin-like domain-containing protein encodes MKSIGPYVAARELPGRPSSPVQTLRATDRLTGMPVLLHVLPPPPLLPELPAHPHLLSPVDSGAEDGLAYVVTELPLQARPASDPVLTARGALAALQALHGGGLVHGGLSASQLWSVDGQVLLAGAGLPWGGQARPEDDLYALAVILNELGGLPRALSPLVTHPGTLSAAQALALLNRDAEPPTPVPAAPVQVTPIPVTPVPAAPAAPVPAPSAPEPGAPAPAAAQPPAPQPLTPDPVPVVHDGTRIVLGPASAAPPPAAPSGPETPQERRRRENDARRAQAALDAQAAAARKAEARRAEAARAPGATVPAPVQIGFEDDLPTWAPGEAPAEAPGAARVTVRDVERLPASLRRPQAPAPAPPEPAPSRLPRRTAAEPIRIGWDEDDSWRVVREAPAPAPRPTLPEWAKPEWFGPRRAVAVLAALLALWGGWWVLSHRQPQATAPTSTPTPAVTAPCCEVRVTVRGAAGVDARLSVIEAPSSAGLTRGQDLGRAPGVLRLPVPGTYRLRVAADGWSPATLTVTVPRTQPVTIDLSD; translated from the coding sequence GTGAAGTCCATAGGGCCCTATGTGGCCGCGCGTGAATTGCCGGGCCGCCCCAGCAGCCCGGTCCAGACCCTGCGCGCCACGGACCGCCTGACGGGGATGCCGGTGCTGCTGCATGTGCTGCCGCCGCCCCCGTTGCTGCCAGAGCTGCCGGCCCACCCCCACCTGCTCTCCCCCGTGGACAGCGGCGCCGAGGACGGGCTGGCCTATGTGGTCACCGAACTGCCGCTGCAGGCCCGGCCCGCCAGCGACCCCGTTCTGACGGCGCGCGGCGCCCTGGCGGCGCTGCAGGCGCTGCACGGGGGCGGGCTGGTGCACGGGGGCCTCAGCGCCTCGCAACTGTGGAGCGTAGACGGTCAGGTGCTGCTGGCCGGGGCCGGGCTGCCGTGGGGGGGCCAGGCCCGCCCCGAGGACGATCTATACGCGCTGGCCGTGATCCTGAATGAGCTGGGCGGCCTGCCGCGCGCGCTGTCGCCGCTGGTCACGCACCCGGGCACGCTGAGCGCGGCCCAGGCCCTGGCCCTGCTGAACCGGGACGCCGAGCCGCCCACCCCCGTCCCAGCGGCCCCAGTTCAGGTGACCCCAATCCCGGTGACCCCAGTGCCGGCAGCCCCGGCCGCGCCTGTCCCGGCCCCCAGCGCGCCGGAGCCCGGTGCACCCGCACCAGCCGCCGCTCAGCCCCCTGCCCCGCAGCCGCTGACACCCGACCCCGTTCCAGTCGTCCATGACGGCACGCGCATTGTGCTGGGACCAGCCTCGGCCGCGCCCCCGCCTGCGGCGCCCAGCGGCCCCGAAACGCCCCAGGAGCGGCGCCGCCGCGAGAACGACGCCCGGCGTGCGCAGGCGGCGCTGGATGCCCAGGCAGCCGCCGCCCGCAAGGCCGAGGCCCGCCGCGCCGAGGCCGCCCGCGCGCCGGGGGCCACGGTCCCGGCCCCAGTGCAGATCGGCTTTGAGGACGACCTGCCCACCTGGGCCCCCGGCGAGGCCCCAGCAGAGGCGCCGGGCGCGGCCCGGGTCACGGTGCGGGACGTGGAGCGCCTGCCGGCCTCGCTGCGCCGGCCCCAGGCCCCGGCCCCGGCGCCACCTGAACCGGCCCCCAGCCGCCTGCCCCGGCGCACGGCGGCCGAGCCCATTCGCATTGGCTGGGACGAGGACGATTCCTGGCGTGTGGTGCGCGAGGCCCCGGCCCCCGCGCCCCGGCCCACCCTGCCGGAGTGGGCCAAGCCCGAATGGTTCGGCCCTCGGCGGGCGGTTGCGGTCCTCGCCGCGCTGCTGGCCCTGTGGGGCGGCTGGTGGGTGCTGTCGCACCGCCAGCCGCAGGCCACAGCCCCCACCTCAACGCCCACCCCGGCGGTCACGGCGCCCTGCTGCGAGGTGCGCGTGACTGTGCGGGGCGCAGCGGGGGTGGACGCCCGCCTGAGCGTGATTGAGGCCCCCAGCAGCGCCGGCCTGACCCGGGGCCAGGACCTTGGGCGCGCGCCAGGCGTGCTGCGGCTGCCGGTGCCGGGCACCTACCGCCTGCGGGTGGCGGCCGACGGCTGGAGCCCCGCCACCCTGACGGTAACGGTGCCGCGCACGCAGCCCGTCACGATTGACCTGAGCGATTAG
- the guaA gene encoding glutamine-hydrolyzing GMP synthase, with translation MSVVILDFGSQFTRLIARRFRELGAFSVILPGSAPLERILQENPKGLVLSGGPSSVYDAGAPRPAPGVLDLDVPVLGVCYGMQFLAHEAGGDVKRAGKREYGKADLTRYGGQLFAGIQGEFVAWMSHSDSVTALPQGYEVVAETEDTPVTAIENRTTRRYGVQFHPEVVHTPKGGQLLANFLDICGAARDWNAEHIIEELVDGVRAQVGDGRVLLAISGGVDSSTLGLLLAKAIGEKLTAVFIDHGLLRLGEREQVEAALRPLGVNLITVDARAEFMAALDGVSDPEQKRKIIGREFIRAFEREARTHGPFDFLAQGTLYPDVIESAGGEGAANIKSHHNVGGLPDDLQFKLVEPFRTLFKDEVRALAALLGLPEHIRMRHPFPGPGLAIRCLGAISEEKLDILRRVDDIFISGLREFGLYDGCSQALAILTPIQSVGVMGDERTYSYTAALRAVTTDDFMTAEWARLPYEFLATMSNRIVNQVHEINRVVYDITGKPPATIEWE, from the coding sequence ATGAGCGTCGTCATTCTGGATTTCGGCAGTCAATTCACGCGCCTGATCGCCCGGCGTTTCCGCGAGCTGGGGGCCTTCAGCGTGATTCTGCCCGGCAGCGCGCCCCTGGAGCGCATCCTGCAGGAAAACCCCAAGGGGCTGGTGCTCTCGGGCGGGCCCAGCAGCGTGTACGACGCGGGCGCCCCGAGGCCCGCCCCCGGCGTGCTGGACCTGGACGTGCCGGTGCTGGGCGTGTGCTACGGCATGCAGTTCCTGGCCCACGAGGCCGGCGGCGACGTGAAGCGCGCGGGCAAACGCGAGTACGGCAAGGCCGACCTGACGCGCTACGGCGGGCAGCTGTTTGCAGGCATTCAGGGCGAATTCGTGGCCTGGATGAGCCACAGCGACTCGGTGACCGCGCTGCCCCAGGGCTACGAGGTGGTGGCCGAAACCGAAGACACCCCCGTGACCGCCATTGAAAACCGCACCACCCGCCGCTACGGCGTGCAGTTTCACCCCGAGGTGGTGCACACCCCCAAGGGCGGGCAACTGCTGGCGAACTTCCTGGACATCTGCGGCGCAGCGCGCGACTGGAACGCCGAGCACATCATTGAAGAGCTGGTGGACGGTGTGCGCGCGCAGGTGGGCGACGGCCGCGTGCTGCTGGCGATTTCCGGGGGCGTGGATTCCAGCACGCTGGGCCTGCTGCTGGCCAAAGCCATTGGCGAGAAGCTCACGGCGGTCTTTATTGACCACGGCCTGCTGCGCCTGGGCGAGCGCGAACAGGTGGAAGCGGCGCTGCGGCCCCTGGGCGTGAACCTGATCACCGTGGACGCCCGCGCCGAGTTCATGGCGGCGCTGGACGGCGTGTCGGACCCCGAGCAGAAGCGCAAGATCATTGGCCGCGAATTTATCCGGGCTTTTGAGCGCGAGGCCCGCACCCACGGCCCCTTTGATTTCCTGGCGCAGGGCACCCTGTATCCGGACGTGATCGAATCGGCGGGCGGCGAGGGCGCGGCGAACATCAAGAGCCACCACAATGTGGGCGGCCTGCCAGACGACCTGCAGTTCAAGCTGGTGGAGCCTTTCCGCACCCTGTTCAAAGACGAGGTGCGCGCCCTGGCCGCGCTGCTGGGCCTGCCCGAGCACATCCGCATGCGTCACCCCTTCCCCGGCCCCGGGCTGGCCATTCGCTGCCTGGGCGCCATCAGCGAGGAGAAGCTGGACATCCTGCGCCGGGTGGACGACATCTTTATTTCCGGGCTGCGTGAATTTGGCCTGTACGACGGCTGCTCGCAGGCGCTGGCGATCCTCACGCCCATTCAGTCGGTGGGCGTGATGGGCGACGAGCGCACCTATTCGTACACGGCGGCCCTGCGCGCCGTGACCACCGACGACTTCATGACCGCCGAGTGGGCCCGCCTGCCCTACGAGTTCCTGGCCACCATGAGTAACCGCATCGTGAACCAGGTGCACGAGATCAACCGGGTGGTCTACGACATCACGGGCAAGCCGCCCGCCACCATCGAGTGGGAATGA
- a CDS encoding HD domain-containing phosphohydrolase encodes MSGGEARRALARLEVLPKPALQAQAVVLLAQSAQDVFQRCVDLALSITRASSALITLYRPEEDLLELVAAAGRHREQAIGRRLPRGQGLAWRVVDSGEVLLLERADQYPDAVYVSGQRHAAMYLGVPLLDPDGQVLGVLSADTTDSPERLGPDDAQAMLLLGQAAGVAYTRWRALEHAQRSARQFERLAQLSAELAGQTQPEAIVRCALRALLELSGFTTAGVVTADERGLAQLTVLEGEADAQALVARALSAPHVPSGMIELVLRSGQPQVIADYQRWPGRRPDVLHVRSAVGVPLRRGRRTAGVVFLLNMHQPVEIPRDLQALLETVSARIEQALDRSASLQHLEQTREAALRALGRVLESRDGETFGHTDRVTTLALRLGRALHLDRTQLQHLRWGAYLHDLGKVGVHDHLLRKPGPLTPEERRAIERHVVLGDQMLRDEAFVPREVREVVRSHHERWDGAGYPDGLAGEAIPLLARIFSVVDVYDALISERPYKSAWTPQAAREWLRGAMGTQFDPQVVTTFLALLEQDAALGAPPGPADPLPPS; translated from the coding sequence ATGAGCGGCGGCGAGGCGCGCCGGGCGCTGGCACGTCTGGAGGTGCTGCCCAAACCCGCCCTGCAGGCGCAGGCGGTGGTGCTGCTGGCGCAGTCGGCGCAGGACGTGTTTCAGCGCTGCGTGGACCTGGCCCTGAGCATCACGCGGGCGTCGTCGGCCCTGATCACGCTCTACCGCCCCGAAGAAGACCTGCTGGAACTGGTGGCCGCCGCCGGGCGGCACCGAGAGCAGGCCATTGGCCGGCGCCTGCCCCGGGGCCAGGGGCTGGCGTGGCGGGTGGTGGATTCCGGCGAGGTGCTGCTGCTGGAACGCGCCGACCAGTACCCAGACGCGGTGTATGTCTCGGGGCAGCGCCACGCCGCAATGTACCTGGGCGTGCCGCTGCTGGACCCGGACGGGCAGGTGCTGGGGGTGCTGTCGGCCGACACCACCGACAGTCCCGAGCGCCTGGGGCCGGACGACGCCCAGGCCATGCTGCTGCTGGGGCAGGCGGCGGGGGTGGCCTACACGCGCTGGCGCGCCCTGGAGCACGCCCAGCGCAGCGCCCGGCAATTTGAACGCCTGGCGCAGCTGTCGGCCGAGCTGGCCGGCCAGACCCAGCCGGAAGCCATCGTGCGCTGCGCGCTGCGGGCGCTGCTGGAACTCAGCGGCTTTACCACGGCGGGCGTGGTGACGGCCGATGAGCGCGGGCTGGCCCAGCTGACCGTGCTGGAGGGCGAAGCCGACGCCCAGGCGCTGGTGGCCCGCGCCCTGAGCGCGCCGCACGTGCCCAGCGGCATGATCGAGCTGGTGCTGCGCAGCGGCCAGCCGCAGGTGATCGCCGACTACCAGCGCTGGCCCGGGCGGCGCCCCGACGTGCTGCATGTGCGCAGCGCCGTGGGCGTGCCGCTGCGGCGCGGCCGGCGCACCGCCGGGGTGGTGTTCCTGCTGAACATGCACCAGCCGGTCGAGATTCCGCGTGACCTGCAGGCGCTGCTGGAAACCGTCTCGGCGCGCATTGAGCAGGCGCTGGACCGCAGCGCGTCCCTGCAGCACCTGGAACAGACGCGTGAGGCGGCGCTGCGGGCGCTGGGCCGGGTGCTGGAAAGCCGCGACGGCGAAACCTTTGGGCACACCGACCGCGTGACCACCCTGGCGCTGCGCCTGGGGCGCGCCCTGCACCTGGACCGCACGCAGCTGCAGCACCTGCGCTGGGGGGCCTACCTGCACGATCTGGGCAAGGTGGGGGTGCACGACCACCTGCTGCGCAAGCCCGGGCCCCTGACCCCCGAGGAGCGCCGGGCCATTGAGCGCCATGTGGTGCTGGGCGACCAGATGCTGCGCGACGAGGCCTTTGTGCCGCGTGAGGTGCGCGAGGTCGTGCGCTCCCACCATGAACGCTGGGACGGCGCCGGCTACCCCGACGGCCTGGCTGGCGAAGCGATTCCGCTGCTGGCGCGCATTTTCAGCGTGGTGGATGTCTACGACGCCCTGATCAGTGAGCGGCCCTACAAGTCGGCCTGGACCCCGCAGGCCGCGCGCGAGTGGCTACGCGGAGCCATGGGCACCCAGTTTGATCCGCAGGTGGTGACCACCTTCCTGGCCCTGCTGGAGCAGGACGCCGCTTTGGGCGCCCCGCCGGGGCCGGCCGACCCCCTGCCCCCCAGCTGA
- a CDS encoding SH3 domain-containing protein, which yields MRIWLTWAALGGALWLGAGAWAAPGWAAQGAALFAQPSTRAGALRVVGAGERLDLRRCSALWCFVRVGEQDGWVLRAAVNMAGGCEALVPVGLKDLRRHEAAYSAQRDPDGNGRACDQRDFLQITGR from the coding sequence GTGCGCATCTGGCTGACCTGGGCGGCCTTGGGCGGGGCCCTGTGGCTGGGCGCCGGGGCCTGGGCGGCGCCTGGGTGGGCGGCCCAGGGCGCCGCGCTGTTTGCACAGCCCAGCACACGTGCCGGGGCCCTGCGGGTGGTGGGCGCGGGCGAGCGGCTGGACCTGCGGCGCTGCTCGGCGCTGTGGTGTTTCGTGCGGGTGGGCGAGCAGGACGGCTGGGTGCTGCGCGCCGCCGTGAACATGGCCGGCGGCTGCGAGGCGCTGGTGCCGGTGGGCCTCAAGGACCTGCGCCGCCACGAGGCCGCCTACAGCGCCCAGCGCGACCCGGATGGCAACGGCCGCGCCTGCGACCAGCGCGATTTCTTGCAGATAACAGGCCGCTAA
- a CDS encoding EAL domain-containing protein encodes MPPRSRARAPSTPAVTPAPGPLHTLLQRAEALSFSDTAQAEALLGRALELARAQGDPHGEGLALVILSSVYFYNSRYPEAIAANEQARALARTHQLPLIETRALSGLGINARVMGEFGQAMEHYQEALRLAQLGGDQENQMRILINIGVLRMNIGEYDLALEAQERARELAAGLGHRVGHSIATVNTVVSFYHLGRHDEAVTLAAEHLPVLHELKLRQNEAVMQAYVTHALVDSGQAARAAELGAQTLPMARALGNQEHLVNLQSGYGRALHQLGDLEEAQAQLGAALATAQAYELKVLERNLLEYLGEVCAAQGDWQAAYAHSRAYQALNHELHQQDNARRAKVLGAQMQLELHKRDAEAERRRNLELSEVNAALQQAQNHLAYRATHDPLTGLANRAHFQAETERLLQGGAQPLAVLFLDLDRFKQINDTLGHDVGDELLQQVGQRLTRLVRRGDLVARMGGDEFTLLLPGLGHSADAERLARKILRALAAPFVVKGHELHVTASIGAAVSPQDGRDVTTLQKHADVAMYRAKQDGKNEVRTFSAPMAEEASERALLERDLREALGGPDLTLHYQPQVDLDSGQLCGFEALLRWHHPAHGPVSPAKFIPVAEESGLIVPLGAWALREACRQVAAWQRLQPGVTVSVNVSAVQFNKQHFTSTVREALEATGLPARCLVLELTERTVLQDVVAATRQLGRLRALGVRISLDDFGTGQSSLGLLRHIPIDHLKIDRSFLPQPSDTAAARRKASALIATLITLGQALQLHVVGEGVETSEQRALLAGLGCPAAQGYHLGRPMPAEQVAGLLGGRPGRAGPGGALQAAAPHPLH; translated from the coding sequence ATGCCACCCCGCTCCCGGGCCCGGGCGCCCAGCACCCCGGCCGTGACCCCAGCGCCGGGCCCCCTGCACACCCTGCTGCAGCGGGCCGAGGCCCTGAGCTTTTCCGACACCGCCCAGGCCGAGGCGCTGCTGGGCCGCGCGCTGGAACTGGCCCGGGCCCAGGGCGACCCGCACGGCGAAGGGCTGGCGCTGGTGATTCTCAGCAGCGTGTATTTCTACAATTCCCGCTACCCAGAGGCCATCGCCGCCAACGAGCAAGCCCGCGCCCTGGCCCGCACCCACCAGCTGCCCCTGATTGAAACCCGCGCCCTGAGCGGCCTGGGCATCAACGCCCGGGTGATGGGTGAATTTGGGCAGGCCATGGAGCACTACCAAGAAGCCCTGCGGCTGGCCCAGTTGGGCGGCGACCAGGAAAACCAGATGCGCATCCTGATCAATATTGGGGTGCTGCGCATGAACATCGGCGAGTATGACCTTGCGCTGGAAGCCCAGGAGCGGGCCCGCGAACTGGCGGCGGGGCTGGGGCACCGGGTGGGCCATTCCATTGCCACCGTGAACACGGTGGTCAGCTTTTACCACCTGGGCCGCCACGACGAGGCGGTGACGCTGGCCGCCGAACACCTGCCCGTGCTGCACGAACTGAAGCTGCGCCAGAACGAGGCGGTGATGCAGGCCTACGTCACCCACGCGCTGGTGGACAGCGGCCAAGCGGCGCGGGCCGCCGAACTGGGGGCCCAGACGCTGCCCATGGCCCGCGCGCTGGGCAATCAGGAACACCTCGTGAACCTGCAGTCGGGCTACGGGCGGGCACTGCACCAGCTGGGGGACCTGGAAGAGGCCCAGGCGCAGCTGGGCGCCGCGCTGGCCACGGCGCAGGCCTACGAACTGAAGGTGCTGGAGCGCAACCTGCTGGAATACCTGGGCGAGGTGTGCGCCGCGCAGGGCGACTGGCAGGCGGCGTATGCCCACAGCCGGGCCTACCAGGCCCTGAACCACGAACTGCACCAGCAGGACAACGCGCGCCGGGCCAAGGTGCTGGGCGCCCAGATGCAGCTGGAACTGCACAAGCGCGACGCCGAGGCCGAGCGGCGCCGCAACCTGGAACTCTCGGAAGTCAATGCGGCCCTGCAGCAGGCACAGAACCACCTGGCCTACCGGGCCACCCACGACCCGCTGACCGGGCTGGCCAACCGCGCCCATTTTCAGGCCGAAACCGAGCGGCTGCTGCAGGGCGGCGCCCAGCCCCTGGCCGTGCTGTTTTTAGACCTGGACCGCTTCAAGCAGATCAACGACACGCTGGGCCATGATGTGGGCGACGAACTGCTACAGCAGGTGGGGCAGCGCCTGACCCGGCTGGTGCGCCGCGGCGATCTGGTGGCGCGCATGGGGGGCGACGAATTCACGCTGCTGCTGCCGGGCCTGGGCCACAGCGCCGACGCCGAGCGCCTGGCACGCAAGATTCTGCGGGCGCTGGCGGCCCCCTTCGTGGTCAAGGGCCACGAACTGCATGTCACGGCCTCGATTGGCGCGGCCGTCTCGCCGCAGGACGGCCGCGACGTGACCACGCTGCAAAAACATGCCGACGTGGCGATGTACCGCGCCAAGCAGGACGGCAAAAATGAGGTGCGCACCTTCTCCGCTCCCATGGCCGAGGAAGCCAGTGAGCGCGCCCTGCTGGAGCGCGACCTGCGCGAGGCGCTGGGGGGCCCGGACCTGACGCTGCACTACCAGCCGCAGGTGGATCTGGACAGCGGCCAGCTGTGCGGCTTTGAGGCGCTGCTGCGCTGGCACCACCCGGCGCACGGCCCGGTGTCGCCCGCCAAGTTCATTCCGGTGGCCGAGGAAAGCGGGCTGATTGTGCCGCTGGGCGCCTGGGCCCTGCGCGAGGCCTGCCGCCAGGTGGCCGCGTGGCAGCGCCTGCAGCCGGGGGTCACGGTCAGCGTGAATGTCAGCGCGGTGCAGTTTAACAAGCAGCATTTCACCTCGACCGTGCGTGAGGCCCTGGAGGCCACCGGGCTCCCGGCGCGCTGCCTGGTGCTGGAACTGACGGAGCGCACCGTGCTGCAGGACGTGGTGGCCGCCACCCGGCAGCTTGGCCGCCTGCGCGCCCTGGGCGTGCGCATTTCGCTGGACGACTTTGGCACCGGGCAAAGCAGCCTGGGCCTGCTGCGCCACATTCCCATTGACCACCTGAAAATTGACCGCTCCTTCCTGCCGCAGCCCAGCGACACGGCCGCGGCGCGGCGCAAGGCCAGCGCGCTGATTGCCACCCTGATCACGCTGGGGCAGGCGCTGCAGCTGCATGTGGTGGGCGAGGGGGTCGAAACCAGCGAGCAGCGGGCGTTGCTGGCGGGCCTGGGCTGTCCAGCGGCCCAGGGTTACCATCTGGGCCGCCCCATGCCCGCCGAGCAGGTGGCCGGGCTGCTGGGCGGCCGTCCCGGCCGCGCGGGTCCGGGCGGGGCGCTGCAGGCGGCGGCCCCCCATCCTTTACACTGA
- the ychF gene encoding redox-regulated ATPase YchF, protein MGLAIGIVGLPNVGKSTLFNAITRAGALAANYPFATIEPNVGRVTVPDERLSALSKVFTKGERVPPIIPTFVEFVDIAGLVKGASKGEGLGNQFLANIREADAIAHVVRCFEDGNVVHVAGRVDPIDDIETINTELILADLSGLEKRLQNLQKKAKSNDKEAREQAALAEQIIAVLSEGKPARAAQYDAPIPKEFGLITTKPVIYVANVGEDNLTEDNEHVQKVRDYAAAEGAQVVKISAQIEGELAEMPEDEARAFLEELGVQESGLDQLVKVGYETLGLITFITSGEKEVRAWTIRKGEKAPEAAGEIHSDLERGFIRAEVIEWDKMVEAGGWAPAKAKGWVRTEGKDYVMKDGDIMNVLHNM, encoded by the coding sequence ATGGGCCTTGCCATCGGAATTGTCGGTCTCCCCAACGTCGGAAAAAGCACGCTGTTTAACGCCATCACCCGCGCCGGGGCGCTGGCGGCAAATTACCCCTTTGCCACCATTGAGCCCAACGTGGGCCGCGTCACCGTGCCGGACGAGCGCCTGAGCGCCCTGTCCAAGGTGTTCACCAAGGGCGAGCGCGTGCCGCCCATTATTCCCACCTTCGTGGAATTCGTGGATATTGCCGGGCTGGTGAAGGGTGCCAGCAAGGGTGAAGGTCTGGGCAACCAGTTCCTGGCCAACATCCGCGAAGCCGACGCCATTGCCCACGTGGTGCGCTGCTTTGAAGACGGCAACGTGGTACATGTGGCCGGGCGCGTGGACCCCATCGACGACATCGAGACGATCAACACCGAGCTGATTCTGGCGGACCTTTCGGGCCTGGAAAAGCGCCTGCAGAACCTGCAGAAGAAAGCCAAGAGCAACGACAAGGAAGCCAGGGAACAGGCGGCCCTGGCCGAGCAGATCATCGCCGTGCTCTCGGAGGGCAAGCCCGCCCGCGCCGCCCAGTACGACGCGCCCATTCCCAAGGAGTTTGGCCTGATCACCACCAAGCCCGTGATCTACGTGGCCAACGTGGGCGAGGACAACCTTACTGAAGACAACGAGCATGTGCAGAAGGTGCGCGACTACGCCGCCGCCGAGGGCGCGCAGGTGGTCAAGATCAGCGCCCAGATTGAAGGCGAACTGGCCGAGATGCCCGAAGACGAGGCCCGCGCCTTTCTGGAAGAACTGGGCGTGCAGGAAAGCGGCCTGGACCAGCTGGTGAAGGTGGGCTACGAGACGCTGGGCCTGATCACCTTTATCACCAGCGGCGAAAAAGAGGTCCGCGCCTGGACCATCCGCAAGGGCGAGAAGGCCCCCGAAGCCGCCGGCGAGATTCACAGCGACCTGGAGCGCGGCTTTATCCGCGCCGAGGTGATCGAGTGGGACAAGATGGTGGAGGCGGGCGGCTGGGCCCCCGCCAAGGCCAAGGGCTGGGTGCGCACCGAAGGCAAGGACTACGTGATGAAAGACGGCGACATCATGAACGTGCTGCACAACATGTAG
- the mnmE gene encoding tRNA uridine-5-carboxymethylaminomethyl(34) synthesis GTPase MnmE, which yields MSSRTGLSDTIAAIATAPGSAGVGIVRVSGPQALAVADGLFRGRRVPSRTPGGRFVFGHFVDHAGEVLDEGLCLVFRGPRSFTGEDVAEFQTHGSPAVLAGVLSRALALGARPARPGEFTLRAYLHGRLDLTQAEAVLNLVEAQTDAARRQASLGLSGALRERVGGVARRVTRTLAALQALLDYPEEGVPEEDRAQPLAQAERELQDLVLTAHAGQVATRGARLALIGRPNAGKSSLLNALVGYERSIVTPLPGTTRDYLEAGLELAGVPVTLVDTAGIRETGDQIEAAGVQQALTLAGAADLVLALEDGSAPREALGADLAGAGRVLRVRTKADLPPAWTDPGALDVSTVTGQGLPELREAVRAALLGDAARGEAWLTTERQADAARRALAHIQAAQTLPDDLAGYELEEALRALAELTGQDVQEDVVDAVFRNFCVGK from the coding sequence GTGAGTTCGCGCACCGGCCTGTCCGACACCATTGCCGCCATTGCCACCGCGCCGGGCAGCGCCGGGGTGGGGATTGTGCGCGTCAGTGGCCCGCAGGCCCTGGCGGTGGCCGACGGGCTGTTCCGGGGGCGGCGCGTGCCCTCGCGTACACCCGGGGGCCGCTTTGTGTTCGGGCATTTTGTGGACCACGCGGGCGAAGTGCTGGACGAAGGGCTGTGTCTGGTCTTCCGGGGGCCGCGCTCCTTTACGGGCGAGGACGTGGCCGAATTCCAGACCCACGGCAGCCCCGCCGTGCTGGCCGGGGTGCTGTCCCGCGCACTGGCGCTGGGCGCCCGCCCGGCGCGCCCCGGCGAGTTTACCCTGCGCGCCTACCTGCACGGCCGCCTGGACCTCACCCAGGCCGAAGCGGTGCTGAATCTGGTGGAAGCCCAGACCGACGCCGCCCGGCGGCAGGCCAGCCTGGGCCTCAGCGGCGCCTTGCGGGAGCGCGTGGGTGGGGTGGCCCGGCGGGTCACCCGCACCCTGGCCGCGCTGCAGGCCCTGCTGGACTACCCCGAAGAAGGCGTGCCCGAAGAAGACCGCGCCCAGCCGCTGGCCCAGGCCGAACGCGAGTTGCAGGACCTGGTGCTCACCGCCCACGCCGGACAGGTGGCCACGCGCGGCGCCCGGCTGGCCCTGATTGGCCGCCCGAACGCGGGCAAAAGCAGCCTGCTCAACGCCTTGGTGGGTTACGAACGCTCCATTGTGACGCCGCTGCCCGGCACCACCCGCGATTACCTGGAAGCCGGGCTGGAACTGGCCGGGGTGCCCGTGACCCTGGTAGACACGGCCGGCATCCGCGAAACCGGGGACCAGATCGAGGCGGCCGGGGTGCAGCAGGCCCTGACCCTGGCGGGGGCCGCCGATCTGGTGCTGGCCCTGGAAGACGGCTCGGCCCCCCGCGAGGCCCTGGGCGCCGACCTCGCGGGGGCGGGCCGCGTGCTGCGCGTGCGCACCAAGGCCGACCTGCCCCCCGCCTGGACTGACCCCGGGGCCCTGGACGTCAGTACCGTGACCGGCCAGGGCCTGCCGGAACTGCGCGAGGCCGTGCGCGCGGCCCTGCTGGGCGACGCCGCCCGGGGCGAAGCGTGGCTGACCACCGAGCGGCAGGCCGACGCCGCCCGCCGCGCCCTGGCCCACATTCAGGCCGCCCAGACCCTCCCTGACGATCTGGCCGGCTACGAACTGGAAGAAGCCCTGCGCGCCCTCGCCGAGCTGACCGGCCAGGACGTGCAGGAGGACGTGGTGGACGCGGTGTTCCGGAATTTCTGTGTGGGAAAATGA
- a CDS encoding PspA/IM30 family protein, which produces MSILDRLSRLLRANVNDLISRAEDPGKIIDQALRDMRAAYADARSEVAEAMSQNAKLEREASTNRRLSSEYEKKAEEALRGGSEDLAREALRRAQNAKDLAAGFEEQLSTQSQTVEQLKTQLRALEAKIDEMEGKKTLLAARQKTAQAGATLDRVSGFDKAGGAMDAFEEMEAKVAGMEDRNRAVTQLRQEGDFDAQLKDLGRNRELDDAFAALKAKVQGEGGQNSGGPNSGGQTGG; this is translated from the coding sequence ATGAGCATCCTTGACCGTCTGTCCCGACTGCTGCGCGCCAACGTCAACGACCTGATCAGCCGCGCCGAAGACCCCGGCAAGATCATTGATCAGGCCCTGCGCGACATGCGCGCCGCCTACGCCGACGCCCGCAGCGAGGTGGCCGAGGCCATGAGCCAGAACGCCAAGCTGGAGCGCGAAGCCAGCACCAACCGGCGCCTGAGCAGCGAGTACGAGAAAAAGGCCGAAGAAGCCTTGCGCGGCGGCAGCGAGGACCTGGCCCGCGAGGCCCTGCGCCGCGCCCAGAACGCCAAGGATCTGGCGGCCGGCTTCGAAGAGCAGCTGAGCACCCAGAGCCAGACCGTTGAGCAGCTTAAGACCCAGTTGCGCGCCCTGGAAGCCAAGATTGACGAGATGGAAGGCAAGAAGACCCTGCTGGCCGCCCGGCAGAAGACCGCGCAGGCCGGGGCCACCCTGGACCGCGTTTCTGGCTTCGACAAGGCGGGCGGGGCCATGGACGCCTTCGAGGAAATGGAGGCCAAGGTGGCGGGCATGGAAGACCGCAACCGCGCCGTGACCCAGCTGCGCCAGGAGGGCGACTTCGACGCCCAGCTCAAGGACCTGGGCCGCAACCGCGAACTCGACGACGCCTTTGCCGCCCTGAAGGCCAAGGTGCAGGGTGAGGGCGGCCAGAACAGTGGCGGTCCCAACAGCGGCGGTCAGACCGGCGGCTGA